One genomic segment of Sminthopsis crassicaudata isolate SCR6 chromosome 2, ASM4859323v1, whole genome shotgun sequence includes these proteins:
- the LOC141557846 gene encoding late lactation protein B-like has protein sequence MKILFLTVVLSLFSILQAQETLPTERFGGTYVVKAIAADITREEKPKDMSPLTITNLDNGNLEVKFTFKKHGQCKEIKLILEKTNNPRLFSVVSPEGKRQVLVEETSVRNHWIIFCEGELHGKWAKIAKLVGPSTEENPKAFEDYKKFVSAKGFNEEKINIPIQAESCTPEQA, from the exons ATGAAGATCCTTTTCCTTACCGTAGTACTAAGCCTATTCTCTATTCTCCAAGCTCAGGAGACATTACCTACTGAAAGATTTGGG GGTACATATGTTGTGAAGGCCATTGCAGCAGACATTACGAGGGAGGAGAAGCCTAAAGACATGTCACCCTTGACCATTACTAATCTTGATAATGGTAATCTGGAGGTCAAATTTACCTTCAA AAAGCATGGCCAGTGCAAAGAGATCAAGCTGATATTAGAGAAAACAAACAATCCTAGGCTATTTTCTGTGG TCTCCCCAGAAGGCAAGCGCCAAGTCCTTGTAGAAGAAACATCTGTGAGGAATCACTGGATTATTTTCTGTGAAGGCGAATTACATGGAAAATGGGCAAAAATAGCCAAACTTGTGG GTCCAAGCACAGAAGAGAACCCCAAAGCCTTTGAGGACTACAAGAAGTTTGTGAGCGCTAAAggatttaatgaagaaaaaatcaaTATTCCCATACAAGCTG AGAGTTGCACCCCGGAACAGGCTTAA